TCTGGAAAAAACCTATACCAAGGACCAGATACTCACCATCTATCTCAATCAGATATACCTCGGTGAACACGCCTATGGCGTGGAGGCCGCCGCGCGCACCTACTTTGGCAAGCACGCCTCGGACATCACGCTGGCGGAGAGCGCCGTTATCGCCGGGCTGCCCAAGGCTCCCAGCACATACAATCCCTTCCGCAGGCCAGAAGAGGCCAAGAGCCGGCAAATGTACGTGCTTGGGCGCTTGCGCGACCTCAAATGGATCACCAACGAAGAATACGAAAAAGCCATTGCCGAGCCTCTGGTCTACTGGAGCATGCCCGAGGGCATGGGCGGCGCGGCCCAGTGGTATCTTGAAGAAGCCCGCCGCCTGCTCATAGAATTTTTTACGGAACAGAACCTCAAGGCCCTTGGCGTGGAAACCGACAAAGCTGGCGCGGACTACGTGTACGAAGCCGGGCTCACCGTGCATACCGCCATGGAGCCTGCCCATCAGTACGCGGCAGGAGCCGCCCTGCGTCAGGGTCTGGAAGAACTGGACAAACGCCAGGGCTGGCGTGGCCCCCTGGAAAAGCTGGATGCCGAAAAGCAGAAAAGCTTGCTTGCCCAAAAGAGCTTCAGCCCGATGGATCTCGCTGGCGACAGTTGGGTCAAGGCCGTCGTGACCCAGGTGGAAGCCAAGGAAGCGCGCGTGAGCCTGGGTCAGGGGTATACGGGCGTCATCCCCGTGGCCGACATGTCCTGGGCGCGTAAGCCCAATCCCAAGGTGGCGGGCATCTATGCTCCCGCCGTCAAGGACGCCAAACTGGTGCTCAGCCCTGGCGACCTCATCTGGGTGTCCGCCGCTGAAACCACCATTGTGGAAACAGGGGCCAAGGGCCGCAAAGAAAAGAAAACCCAGCCCTTTGACCCCAGCACGGCCAAAAAAGGCACGCCCATTCCCCTGCTCCTGCAGCAGGAACCGGCGGTGCAGGGCGCCATTGCCTCAGTGGAGGCTGAAAACGGCGACGTGGTGGCCCTCATCGGCGGTTACCAGTTCGGCGACAGCCACTTTAACCGCGCAACCCAGGCCCGCCGCCAGCCCGGTTCCAGTTTCAAGCCCGTGGTCTATTCCACGGCGCTGGACATGGGCTTCACCGCGCTCTCGACAGTGCTGGACGCGCCCTTTGTGTATGTGAACCCCTATACCAACGAGGTATGGCGGCCCTCCAACTACGAAAAGAACTACAAGGGCGAACTGCCCCTGCATACTGCCCTCGCGCTGTCGCGCAACACGTGCACCGTGCGCATAGCCCAGCAGGTGGGCATTGCCAACGTCATCCAGCGGGCCAAGGCCCTGGGCCTTGAACCCCACTTCCCGCAGGAACTTTCGGTCAGCCTGGGCGCTGTGGCGGTTTCGCCCCTCAACCTCACCCAGGCATACGCGGCCTTTGCCAACAAGGGC
This DNA window, taken from Desulfovibrio sp. 86, encodes the following:
- a CDS encoding penicillin-binding protein 1A, whose protein sequence is MKIRLSWKKITLWLIGIILICGLLGGSGVVMLFYWASRDLPDINRIAEYKQPQATVVLARDGSTLGTLFHEKRYVIGLKEMSRYLPMAFLAAEDDAFYRHMGVDPTAILRAAINNFRKGRQGEGGSTITQQLIKQLLLTSERSYTRKMKEAILAYDLEKTYTKDQILTIYLNQIYLGEHAYGVEAAARTYFGKHASDITLAESAVIAGLPKAPSTYNPFRRPEEAKSRQMYVLGRLRDLKWITNEEYEKAIAEPLVYWSMPEGMGGAAQWYLEEARRLLIEFFTEQNLKALGVETDKAGADYVYEAGLTVHTAMEPAHQYAAGAALRQGLEELDKRQGWRGPLEKLDAEKQKSLLAQKSFSPMDLAGDSWVKAVVTQVEAKEARVSLGQGYTGVIPVADMSWARKPNPKVAGIYAPAVKDAKLVLSPGDLIWVSAAETTIVETGAKGRKEKKTQPFDPSTAKKGTPIPLLLQQEPAVQGAIASVEAENGDVVALIGGYQFGDSHFNRATQARRQPGSSFKPVVYSTALDMGFTALSTVLDAPFVYVNPYTNEVWRPSNYEKNYKGELPLHTALALSRNTCTVRIAQQVGIANVIQRAKALGLEPHFPQELSVSLGAVAVSPLNLTQAYAAFANKGLGVRPRIITSITDPKGRVLYRQDVEQWQALSPQNAYMMATLLKQVVNAGTGSRAKVPGYNIAGKTGTTNDEHDAWFVGFSPHLVTGIYVGYDQLQSLGRLEQGGRTAAPIFRAYRVEVEDRYPADDFVMPEGIVMKDGLAFRTDMPIEGTSATSPSTEDDTVVDTSQGGEDLMRQMF